In one Komagataeibacter sp. FNDCR2 genomic region, the following are encoded:
- a CDS encoding glutathione peroxidase, whose amino-acid sequence MTTIYDFILPTLDGSEIDFSRLRGKPILIANTASKCGFTPQYEGLQSLWTTWRSHDLQVIGVPSNDFGRQEPGTPEEIVTFCQRNYSVTFPLTTKSHVRGPQAIPLFRWLAREGGFLSLPRWNFYKYLIGRDGRLTDWFTSITSPESRRVQVAVERAVMDH is encoded by the coding sequence ATGACGACAATCTACGACTTCATCCTGCCCACCCTCGACGGATCGGAAATCGACTTCTCCCGCCTGCGGGGCAAGCCGATCCTGATCGCCAACACCGCCTCCAAATGCGGGTTCACGCCGCAATACGAGGGATTGCAGAGCCTGTGGACGACATGGCGCAGCCACGACCTGCAGGTGATTGGCGTGCCGTCAAACGATTTTGGCAGGCAGGAACCCGGCACGCCCGAGGAGATCGTCACGTTCTGCCAGCGCAATTACAGCGTCACCTTTCCGCTCACCACCAAAAGCCATGTGCGCGGGCCGCAGGCCATTCCCCTGTTCCGCTGGCTGGCGCGCGAAGGGGGGTTCCTGTCGCTGCCCCGGTGGAATTTCTACAAATACCTGATCGGGCGCGACGGGCGGCTGACGGACTGGTTCACGTCCATCACATCGCCCGAATCGCGTCGGGTGCAGGTGGCCGTGGAACGCGCGGTCATGGATCACTGA
- a CDS encoding NAD(P)H-dependent glycerol-3-phosphate dehydrogenase, with protein sequence MTHIARIAVIGAGAWGTALAMQAARAGAEVTLWARNPAAMSAGRVMPRLPGFALPDAITVTDVLPRQSDLILLACPMQHLRATARQVAPCAPMIACCKGIEQASGLMPLQVMAELFPHSVLGVLSGPNFAHEIAAGLPAAAVLASAERAQARRLADLLTTPSFRLYASDDPTGVQLGGAAKNVIAIAAGATMGARLGENARAALITRSIAELARLSHALGGRPETLSGLAGIGDLLLTCTGLASRNYRLGLAIGRGTSAPEAVATLEGVAEGMATAPALQHLAQRHEVSTPVIATVTSLLAGTIDMAEAGRRLLARPVGHEFA encoded by the coding sequence ATGACCCATATCGCGCGGATTGCCGTGATCGGCGCAGGCGCATGGGGCACGGCGCTGGCCATGCAGGCCGCGCGCGCCGGGGCGGAGGTCACCCTGTGGGCGCGTAATCCCGCCGCCATGTCCGCCGGGCGGGTCATGCCGCGCCTGCCGGGGTTCGCCCTGCCCGACGCCATTACCGTAACCGATGTCCTGCCGCGCCAGTCCGACCTGATCCTGCTGGCCTGCCCCATGCAGCACCTGCGCGCCACGGCGCGCCAGGTCGCGCCCTGCGCGCCGATGATCGCGTGCTGCAAGGGCATCGAGCAGGCAAGCGGCCTCATGCCGCTTCAGGTCATGGCCGAACTGTTCCCCCATAGTGTGCTGGGCGTCCTGTCCGGCCCCAATTTCGCCCATGAGATCGCCGCCGGCCTGCCCGCCGCCGCCGTGCTGGCCAGTGCGGAGCGCGCGCAGGCCCGCAGGCTGGCCGACCTGCTGACCACGCCCTCCTTCCGCCTTTACGCCAGCGACGACCCGACCGGCGTGCAGCTTGGCGGGGCCGCCAAGAACGTGATCGCCATCGCGGCGGGGGCCACCATGGGCGCGCGGCTGGGTGAAAACGCCCGCGCCGCGCTGATCACCCGCAGCATCGCGGAACTGGCCCGCCTGTCCCACGCGCTGGGCGGCAGGCCCGAAACCCTGTCCGGCCTTGCGGGGATCGGGGATCTGCTCCTGACCTGCACGGGCCTTGCCTCGCGCAATTACCGGCTGGGGCTGGCGATCGGGCGGGGCACGTCCGCGCCGGAAGCCGTCGCGACGCTTGAGGGTGTGGCGGAAGGCATGGCGACGGCTCCCGCCCTTCAGCATCTGGCGCAGCGCCATGAGGTCAGCACGCCGGTCATCGCCACCGTGACCAGCCTGCTGGCGGGCACGATCGACATGGCCGAGGCCGGCAGGCGGCTGCTGGCGCGCCCCGTGGGGCATGAATTCGCATGA
- the tsaD gene encoding tRNA (adenosine(37)-N6)-threonylcarbamoyltransferase complex transferase subunit TsaD — protein MPDTRQLPPEMPTPVMAIESSCDDTACAIVTGDGRILADATLSQSGHVPFGGVVPEIAARAHLSALPALVRDTLKAAGLRPHELGAIAASCGPGLIGGLIVGADMGKGMALALDKPFIAVNHIEAHALTARLPGIAANGAPFPYLLLLVSGGHCQCIAVEGVGRYRRLGGTIDDAAGEAFDKVAKMLGLGWPGGPAVERLAREGDPCAIALPRPLMGRPGCDFSFSGLKTAVAQKLPAQVRTALSRQQAADLAASFQQAVSDIVIDRLGHALDMMPRPTTLVVAGGVAANGVLRARLQEFASLHDLPFAAPPLRLCTDNAVMVAWAAIETMRARLAHGLPVPDDIALRPRPRWPLSEMAERMTA, from the coding sequence ATGCCCGACACCAGACAGCTTCCCCCCGAAATGCCAACTCCCGTTATGGCCATTGAATCTTCGTGCGATGACACCGCCTGCGCCATCGTTACGGGCGATGGCCGGATCCTGGCAGATGCGACATTATCGCAATCCGGCCATGTGCCTTTTGGCGGTGTCGTGCCCGAAATCGCGGCCCGCGCCCACCTGTCCGCCCTGCCCGCGCTGGTGCGCGACACGCTGAAGGCCGCTGGCCTGCGCCCGCATGAACTCGGGGCCATTGCAGCAAGTTGCGGGCCAGGTCTGATCGGCGGGCTGATCGTGGGTGCTGACATGGGCAAGGGCATGGCCCTTGCACTGGACAAGCCCTTCATTGCCGTAAATCATATCGAGGCCCATGCCCTGACCGCCCGCCTGCCCGGCATCGCGGCCAATGGCGCGCCGTTTCCCTACCTGCTGCTGCTGGTGTCGGGGGGGCACTGCCAGTGCATCGCGGTGGAAGGGGTGGGCCGGTACCGCAGGCTGGGCGGCACGATTGACGACGCGGCGGGCGAAGCCTTTGACAAGGTGGCCAAGATGCTGGGCCTTGGCTGGCCGGGCGGCCCGGCGGTGGAACGGCTGGCGCGTGAAGGCGACCCCTGCGCCATTGCCCTGCCCCGGCCGCTCATGGGGCGGCCGGGCTGCGATTTTTCCTTCTCCGGTCTCAAGACCGCCGTGGCGCAGAAGCTTCCGGCGCAGGTCCGCACCGCCCTTTCCCGCCAGCAGGCGGCCGACCTTGCCGCGAGCTTCCAGCAGGCGGTGAGTGACATCGTCATCGACCGTCTCGGCCACGCGCTGGACATGATGCCCCGGCCCACCACGCTGGTCGTGGCTGGTGGCGTGGCGGCCAACGGGGTGCTGCGGGCGCGGTTGCAGGAATTCGCCAGCTTGCATGACCTTCCCTTCGCCGCCCCCCCGCTGCGGCTGTGCACCGACAACGCCGTGATGGTGGCGTGGGCCGCGATCGAGACCATGCGCGCGCGCCTTGCCCATGGCCTGCCCGTTCCCGATGACATCGCCCTGCGCCCGCGCCCGCGCTGGCCGCTGTCCGAAATGGCGGAACGCATGACGGCGTGA
- the hemC gene encoding hydroxymethylbilane synthase, with protein sequence MESAKPSALFPSSALQKVAAEAAARQRKEATQAESHRRKLPLRVGTRASPLALVQTRAFLTVLTRFCPVLRDMGAFQEHQISTTGDQVLNRKLAEIGGKGLFAKEIHDALLDGRIDFAVHSLKDLETTLPPGLVLACTLKREDARDVLILGPDCDEPDPADPYSGLPEGALVGCASVRRQAQMLHVRPDLQFGLLRGNVQTRLDKLAARQCDATLLAYAGLRRLGMEDRADVILDPTIMVPAAGQGIVGVTVRESDVELRELLSAIEDYEARAVATAERALLAELDGSCRTPIGGYARLIPVVAGGAPELHLTGLVAREDGSFLLKRSISGAPSDAARLGHDLGRSLRADSPADIFAE encoded by the coding sequence ATGGAGTCCGCAAAGCCATCCGCCCTGTTTCCGTCGTCCGCGCTACAAAAGGTCGCGGCCGAGGCCGCTGCCCGCCAGCGAAAGGAAGCCACGCAAGCCGAATCCCACAGGCGGAAGCTGCCGCTCAGGGTCGGAACGCGCGCGTCTCCGCTCGCGCTGGTGCAGACGCGGGCCTTCCTGACGGTACTGACCCGTTTCTGCCCGGTCCTGCGCGACATGGGCGCGTTCCAGGAACACCAGATCAGCACCACGGGCGATCAGGTGCTCAATCGCAAGCTGGCGGAGATTGGCGGCAAGGGCCTGTTCGCCAAGGAAATTCACGACGCCCTGCTGGATGGCCGGATCGACTTCGCCGTCCATAGCCTCAAGGATCTGGAAACCACGCTGCCCCCTGGGCTGGTGCTGGCCTGCACGCTCAAGCGCGAGGATGCGCGCGATGTGCTGATCCTCGGGCCGGATTGCGACGAGCCGGACCCGGCCGATCCCTATTCGGGCCTGCCGGAGGGCGCGCTGGTGGGGTGCGCCTCCGTTCGCCGTCAGGCGCAGATGCTGCATGTGCGCCCTGACCTGCAGTTCGGCCTGCTGCGCGGCAATGTGCAGACCCGGCTGGACAAGCTGGCGGCGCGGCAGTGCGATGCGACGCTCCTGGCCTATGCCGGGCTGCGCCGCCTGGGCATGGAAGACCGGGCGGATGTGATTCTCGATCCCACCATCATGGTGCCGGCCGCGGGGCAGGGCATCGTGGGCGTTACGGTGCGTGAGAGCGATGTGGAACTGCGCGAGCTCCTGTCCGCGATCGAGGATTACGAAGCCCGTGCCGTCGCCACCGCCGAACGCGCGCTGCTGGCGGAACTGGATGGCTCGTGCCGCACGCCCATCGGCGGGTATGCCCGTCTCATTCCGGTCGTGGCCGGGGGCGCGCCGGAACTGCACCTGACCGGACTTGTCGCGCGGGAGGACGGGTCGTTCCTGCTCAAGCGTTCCATAAGCGGCGCGCCATCCGACGCGGCGCGTCTGGGGCACGATCTTGGGCGCAGCCTGCGGGCGGACAGCCCGGCCGACATCTTTGCCGAATAG
- a CDS encoding uroporphyrinogen-III synthase encodes MIITRPPPGLAPTMAAVQAMGLQPFAAPMLRIEHFALSTGAFRPDALVLTSAQAIAAIDRPQWHHLPCYVVGHATGVRARAVGFRHVVAATGTADDLLGLIRASVPARSRVLLAVGRGYGCEMADSLRAGGLRVLRRCVYAARPITRLPQPARTALHAGRVAAVMLYSARTAEAFLAALDAPLASRLDSVRAIVMSRAVAAALAEGPCWAAIHVASRPDQAAMLACVEQACCFGPDHSQ; translated from the coding sequence GTGATCATTACCCGTCCGCCGCCGGGGCTCGCCCCCACCATGGCGGCGGTGCAGGCCATGGGGCTGCAGCCTTTCGCGGCCCCCATGCTGCGTATCGAACACTTCGCCCTGTCCACCGGCGCGTTCCGGCCCGATGCGCTGGTCCTGACCAGCGCGCAGGCCATTGCGGCCATCGACCGGCCCCAATGGCATCATCTTCCCTGTTACGTGGTCGGCCACGCCACTGGCGTGCGCGCACGCGCCGTGGGGTTCCGCCATGTCGTGGCCGCCACGGGCACGGCGGATGACCTGCTGGGCCTGATCCGCGCCAGCGTGCCCGCCCGGAGCCGGGTGCTGCTGGCCGTGGGGCGCGGATATGGGTGCGAGATGGCGGACAGCCTGCGCGCGGGCGGATTGCGGGTGCTGCGGCGGTGTGTCTATGCCGCCCGGCCCATTACGCGCCTGCCCCAGCCCGCGCGCACGGCCCTGCATGCGGGGCGGGTCGCGGCCGTGATGCTCTATTCCGCCCGGACGGCGGAGGCTTTTCTCGCCGCGCTCGATGCGCCCCTTGCGTCCCGGCTGGACAGTGTGCGGGCCATCGTCATGTCACGCGCGGTCGCGGCGGCGCTGGCGGAGGGGCCATGCTGGGCCGCCATCCATGTCGCGTCCCGTCCGGACCAGGCGGCGATGCTGGCCTGCGTGGAACAGGCCTGCTGCTTTGGGCCGGACCATTCCCAATAA
- the secB gene encoding protein-export chaperone SecB has protein sequence MSDTTQPPATEDGQGAPPALPLAINLQYIKDLSFEVPAGAEIFATLRSSPQISVNIDVQANRLEQEQPVFEVLLTVKAEASEPPQQEGGPAGRPVFIAELTYAAIATLNNPPAELIEPILLVEVPRLIFPYVRNILSEVTRDGGFPPVVLQPIDFVSLWQAKRNSFDQTPGHA, from the coding sequence ATGTCCGATACGACCCAGCCCCCCGCCACAGAAGATGGCCAGGGCGCGCCTCCGGCCCTGCCGCTCGCGATCAACCTGCAATACATCAAGGATCTCTCGTTCGAGGTGCCCGCTGGCGCGGAAATCTTCGCGACGCTGCGCTCCAGCCCGCAGATCTCGGTCAATATCGACGTGCAGGCCAATCGCCTTGAGCAGGAACAGCCGGTGTTCGAGGTACTCCTGACCGTCAAGGCTGAAGCCAGTGAACCCCCGCAGCAGGAAGGTGGCCCCGCCGGGCGCCCGGTCTTCATCGCCGAGCTGACCTATGCCGCGATCGCGACGCTGAACAACCCGCCCGCCGAACTGATCGAGCCGATCCTGCTGGTGGAAGTGCCGCGCCTCATCTTCCCGTACGTGCGCAACATCCTGAGCGAAGTCACGCGCGATGGCGGCTTTCCGCCCGTCGTGCTCCAGCCGATCGATTTCGTGTCGCTGTGGCAGGCCAAGCGCAACTCGTTCGACCAGACGCCGGGCCACGCCTGA
- a CDS encoding Tim44/TimA family putative adaptor protein, giving the protein MNFSFGHFPLDLVILGLVAVFLVLRLRGILGRRVGAEPSVRPMAPPPVSQPVVEQAPEPPPPAITYEIPGSDTRVGGVLARIATLQPGFTADGFAHSVESAFRLIVGAYASGDLTVLRERLTAATYGAFEAAIQSRQQAGEVLRSEIRDITDIALIGAELDETEGPNPLARIEVRIVSDQVSLTVDSNGQPVAGIDAVTEFSDLWTFECILGAAGACWRLGASRSA; this is encoded by the coding sequence ATGAATTTCTCTTTTGGTCATTTTCCTCTGGATCTGGTTATTCTGGGGCTGGTGGCTGTCTTCCTCGTCCTGCGCCTGCGTGGCATCCTGGGCCGGAGGGTCGGCGCGGAGCCGAGTGTCCGCCCCATGGCCCCGCCCCCGGTCAGCCAGCCCGTGGTGGAACAGGCCCCCGAACCCCCGCCCCCGGCCATAACATACGAGATTCCCGGCTCCGACACGCGCGTGGGCGGCGTGCTGGCCCGTATCGCCACGCTTCAGCCCGGCTTTACGGCCGATGGGTTCGCCCACAGCGTGGAAAGCGCGTTCCGCCTGATCGTGGGGGCCTATGCCAGCGGGGATCTGACCGTACTGCGTGAACGGCTGACGGCCGCGACCTATGGCGCGTTCGAGGCCGCGATCCAGTCCCGCCAGCAGGCGGGCGAGGTTCTGCGCAGCGAAATTCGCGACATTACCGATATCGCCCTTATCGGCGCGGAACTGGATGAGACGGAAGGCCCCAATCCCCTTGCCCGTATCGAGGTCCGGATCGTATCGGATCAGGTCAGCCTGACGGTGGACAGCAATGGCCAGCCGGTGGCGGGTATTGACGCCGTGACCGAGTTTTCCGATCTGTGGACGTTCGAATGCATCCTGGGGGCGGCGGGCGCGTGCTGGCGGCTTGGGGCGAGCCGCAGCGCGTAG
- a CDS encoding murein transglycosylase A: MKAFRYAAPLCAVLALYGCDMESLDLGGHAPSSGPVAFSDLPGWQDDPLEEALPVFLEDCHKIQSLPADSTLGGEGAAYPDRQVGDWVAACTAARAVPTGDRAAARAFFQTWFVPYRVPPGTRADGMLFTGYYEPEIRGSLHRGGIYQTPVYRRPPDLVREHDGQGNTVTGRLQGGQVVPYWTRAQIDQGVLEHKKLELLWLADPVDLFFLQIQGAGRVRLPDERVIRLGFDGLNGQPYVPLGRVMVAQGLLRAEDVSMASIRSWLEANPSGAMAMMEQNPNYVFFRELGQGDTQAGAPGALGVPLTPGRSMAVDRHFIALGTPVWVEAQVPVAGHATRWNRLVFAQDLGTDIKGPDRADLYMGWGPEAAQTAGNLRSGGQMIVLVPRNASAGHDDDKHETRADAQ, from the coding sequence ATGAAAGCATTCAGGTACGCAGCGCCGCTGTGCGCTGTCCTCGCCCTGTACGGGTGTGATATGGAGTCCCTCGATCTGGGGGGGCATGCCCCTTCTTCCGGTCCGGTCGCATTCAGTGACCTGCCCGGCTGGCAGGATGATCCGCTTGAGGAGGCCCTGCCGGTCTTCCTGGAGGATTGCCACAAGATCCAGAGCCTGCCCGCCGACAGTACGCTGGGGGGGGAAGGTGCGGCCTATCCCGACCGGCAGGTGGGGGACTGGGTCGCGGCCTGCACCGCCGCGCGCGCGGTGCCCACGGGCGACCGCGCGGCGGCGCGCGCCTTTTTCCAGACATGGTTCGTGCCTTACCGCGTGCCGCCGGGCACGCGGGCCGACGGCATGCTGTTCACAGGGTATTACGAGCCGGAAATCCGGGGTTCGCTGCATCGGGGCGGAATTTACCAGACCCCCGTCTATCGCCGCCCGCCCGATCTGGTGCGCGAGCATGACGGGCAGGGCAATACCGTGACAGGCCGCCTGCAGGGTGGGCAGGTCGTGCCGTACTGGACCCGCGCGCAGATCGATCAGGGCGTTCTGGAGCATAAAAAGCTCGAACTGCTGTGGCTGGCGGATCCGGTGGATCTGTTCTTCCTCCAGATTCAGGGGGCCGGTCGCGTGCGCCTGCCTGATGAGAGGGTGATCCGTCTGGGATTCGATGGGCTGAATGGCCAGCCTTACGTGCCGCTGGGCCGGGTTATGGTCGCGCAGGGGCTGCTGCGGGCCGAGGATGTCAGCATGGCGTCCATCCGTAGCTGGCTGGAGGCTAATCCCTCCGGTGCGATGGCCATGATGGAACAGAACCCGAATTACGTTTTCTTCCGGGAACTGGGGCAAGGTGATACGCAGGCCGGTGCGCCGGGCGCGCTGGGCGTGCCGCTTACACCGGGCCGTTCCATGGCGGTGGACCGGCATTTCATCGCGCTGGGCACCCCGGTATGGGTGGAGGCGCAGGTGCCCGTCGCCGGGCATGCAACGCGCTGGAACCGGCTTGTCTTCGCACAGGATCTGGGCACCGACATCAAGGGACCCGACAGGGCCGACCTGTATATGGGCTGGGGGCCGGAAGCCGCCCAGACAGCGGGCAACCTGCGTTCGGGCGGGCAGATGATCGTGCTGGTACCCCGGAACGCATCAGCCGGACACGACGACGATAAACACGAGACCCGCGCCGACGCGCAGTGA
- a CDS encoding site-specific DNA-methyltransferase, with protein sequence MTGRPRAGQDAAPPSRAPRSVRYTEGPHLLVRGDCIRALRRMAAGSVDVVVTSPPYNIGLKYRTYRDRLDENGYLDWMVEVAREVRRVMRPDGSFFLNVAGSSAQPWIPFELMVRLRELFVLQNHISWVKSISVGSDTHGHFKPVNSPRYVNRNHEHLFHLTLTGDVALRRLDIGVPYMDKSNIARRGHRQDRRCRGDTWFIPYETVQGRAQKFHHPGTFPVMLPQMCIRLHGKSAPVVLDPFMGTGTTLVAAVREGGRGIGIDLDTIYVNVARQRVREAMLTEVDGATGAGDRKI encoded by the coding sequence ATGACAGGGCGACCCCGCGCGGGGCAGGATGCCGCGCCTCCTTCCCGCGCGCCACGGAGCGTCCGTTACACTGAAGGGCCGCACCTGCTGGTGCGCGGCGACTGCATCCGTGCGCTGCGCCGCATGGCGGCGGGCAGCGTGGATGTGGTCGTGACCTCGCCGCCCTATAACATCGGGCTCAAATACCGCACCTATCGCGACCGGCTGGATGAGAACGGCTATCTGGACTGGATGGTCGAGGTCGCGCGGGAGGTCCGGCGCGTAATGCGGCCCGATGGCTCGTTTTTCCTCAACGTGGCCGGTTCCTCCGCGCAGCCGTGGATTCCGTTTGAACTCATGGTGCGGCTGCGTGAGCTGTTCGTGTTGCAGAACCATATTTCATGGGTCAAGTCGATCTCGGTCGGGTCGGACACGCATGGGCACTTCAAGCCGGTCAACAGCCCGCGCTATGTCAACCGCAACCACGAGCACCTGTTTCACCTGACCCTGACGGGGGATGTCGCGCTCAGGCGACTCGATATCGGCGTGCCCTACATGGACAAGTCCAACATCGCCCGTCGCGGCCACCGGCAGGATCGCCGCTGCCGGGGCGATACATGGTTCATCCCCTACGAGACCGTGCAGGGCAGGGCGCAGAAATTCCACCATCCCGGCACCTTTCCCGTCATGCTGCCGCAGATGTGCATCCGCCTGCATGGCAAAAGCGCGCCGGTGGTGCTCGACCCCTTCATGGGCACGGGCACAACGCTGGTGGCGGCGGTGCGCGAAGGGGGGCGGGGAATCGGAATCGATCTTGATACCATCTATGTCAATGTCGCGCGGCAGCGGGTACGCGAAGCTATGCTGACAGAGGTGGATGGCGCGACAGGGGCGGGTGATCGAAAGATTTGA